GAAATGTCTACGGCTACTGGTCAAAATGTCAGTTACCGGGTGTTAGTGATGGTTGCCAATAAGCAGCAAGAGAATTTAGTCGTTTCTCTAGTTAATGATGCTTTTCCCAAGGTTTGGCAAGGTCGTAGGGTGATGCAGGTGGGAATTTTCAATAGTCAAGAAAGTGCCGCTAAAGCAGTAAACCTCTTTAATAGCAAAGGGTTAAAATCAGTGGTTGAGACTGTGAAGTAATTAGTCATTGGTCATTGGTCATTGGTCATTGGTCATTAGTAACAACTGACAACTGACAACTGACAACTGACAACTGACAACTGACAACTGACAACGAACAACTGACAACTGACAACTGACAACTGACAACTGACAACGAACAACTGACTAAAATGCCAACTCCAATCTTTCACTGGTCATGGATTTGAGTTTGGAGGTGAAGGATTCGGTGCGATCGCTCTTTTGGGGCATAAACTGACCAATAGGAGGATGATTGGCTGTTGCTGTGAGCATTAACTGTTGGGCAGGTGGGGGTGAAATTTCCTCAATAACTTGCTTTTGTCTGATATTTCCGGTTAATTGCCCAAAAGAAGGCACTGGGGCTAGGCTTTTTGGAGCATAGTCTCGGTTTTCTTCTATTGGCTGTAAATTCTTATTTATTTGATACTTATAACTCACTGGAGCAGGTAATAAACGAAGATTTTTATATTCTTCCATCCTGATTTCCTGTTTAGTGGGTGGTAAAACTTGTAGAGGCGCAGAAGTGAGCCGTTCAGGGAATTTGCTACAAATCATGCGCTCAAATTCCATATTGAAATGGTAGGTTGTCTCGCCCTTTCGTCGCCAAAAGTTCAAGATTTGCTGTACAGATACGGCTTTATAACGACCTTGATACAAAGCTTCGATAACTGCTAAGTGTAACCAATGCAGGGGATATTCAGATTGCCATTGGTTAATCAACTCACTGGCATTGTATCCGTTGAGATCAAAGCTGTAGTGAGTTAATAACTTAGCTGCTAGTTCCGCAGGAGGTGCGAAAGTTTGAGTGACCGGGGCTGTTGTTAACATGGGCTGTGAGTTATAGGCAATAGGTATAAACATTGCACCCATCGCATCTAGTCTAACGTACTTTTGGCTACATTAGTGTTTTTTTTCACCAGCAGCAAAAGTCATAGGCAGTGTTTTCCATTCTACTTGTCAATTGCTGATATGCAAAACAATATAAGGTGAGTTAATAACTTTTGTGCGTTGACTGGTGACTAATGCCTGATACACCATTGCAGCAACTTCGGCACGGGTGGCTTCTCTGGTTGGTGCTAGTAAATTGGGGTCGGGATAATTAAGAATAATTTTTTGCTGGGTGGCGATGGTAACGGCTGTGCGGGCGTATTCGGGAATTTTCTCTTGGTCAATGTAGGTTAAGGTTTTTTGATCACTTGCCACAAGTCCCAGTCCGTTGACTAGGGAGACGATGACTTGCAGCCGTTGGACGTTTTGGGTAGGACGGAAGGTGCGATCGCTAAATCCGCCCACAAAACCGCCTCTGGCTGCGATTTCAATGGCGTTAGCTGCCCAAAAATCCTTGGCTATATCTGTAAATTCTGGGGACGGACGTTTGGCTGGGGGATTAAAGGCGGCAGCAATTAAAGCTGTATATTGAGCGCGGCTCATGGCTTGATCTGGTTGGTATGTGCCATCAGCAAAACCCTGGGTTAAGTTCATACTAACTAATGCCCGAATAAATGGTTCTGCCCAATGACCAACAATATCGGAAAAAGAGGGAATCTCTGTCTCTGGTTTGACAATATAGGCGGAGGGTAGGGGATTTTCTTGACCGGTGGCGACTAATGCCTGATAAATTAGGACTGCGATTTCCGCGCGGGTAATTTCCCGCAGTGGTTCTAATTGATCTGGTTGGGGATAATTGACGACTAATAGTTTTTGCGTAGCTACGGTGGTGGCATTGGTAGCGTAGCTGGGAATTTGGGCGCGATCGCGGTATACCATTAAGACGTTAGGATTACCACCACTCAAGTTTAAACCGTTGACAATGGAGACTATTGCTTGAATTTTGGTGATGTTATTTCCGGGTCGAAATGTACCATCGGGAAAGCCTTTCAAAAAGCCTCTATCGGACGCACTGGCTATGGCTTTGGCAGCCCAAAAGTCGGATTTGACATCTTTGAATTTATCTAGTTGATTACTTTCTGGTAGTTGGAATGTTTTGGTGATTAAAGCTGCGTATTGGGCGCGGTTAACAGGTGTGGCTGGTTGAAAAGTGCCGTCGGGAAAACCGTTAATAATATCTTTACTGACTAAGGCTTCGACGAAGGCTGCCGCCCAATGTCCTTCTAAATCAGCAAATCTACTGCTAACTCCAATTTGACTGGGGGTGTCAGCGGTAGCAGCGATGAAATCTATTGCCCCAATTACCTGGGGAACACTTAATTGATTACCGACGGAGATAATTTTTTGATCTGTGACATTTTGTAAATCGAATTTACCCTGTTCTCGAAAAATGTTGTCGGCTGGGTCTTGGGGACTGCCTAAATCGGGAGTGGCATTACCGGCGATTAACAGACCGCCTTGGGTATTGCTGGTGATCAGATTTCGCCGTAATACTGGTTTAGCATCACGAGATAGGGCGATCGCTGTCCCATTGGCTAAAAGTTGGTTATTGGCAACTAAAGGGGCGGCAAAGTCACTAATGGCTATGCCTAAAGCATTATCTTGAAATACATTCCGCAGCACTTCTCCTTTGCTATTCTTGGCTATGACCAACCCACAGACTTTGTTATTAATAAATAAATTATCCACAATCCCCGGTTTGCTATTGCCGGTAATGAAGATGCCTTCTCTAGTACAGTCCTTAAATGTACTATTAGCTACAGTCGGTATTGATGATTCAATCCACGCCCCAGTCCCTTTAGCGGCAGGATTCATCACTGTCATACCTAAAAGACTAGCATCACCTAGTAAGAGTAATGTAATATTCTGTATTCCAAAACTAGAGCTTTGATATTCCCCACTGCCGGCAATAATCGTTTCCTGACCTTTATTTGCTTCATTTCCTACTACTAATACTCCCGGTGCAATGACTAAGGGAAATACTTCACCATTGGCTGTGCTGTAAGTTCCACTGGCTAACTGAATAATTGTTGATGTTTTCGCTTGTTTAAGGGCGCGGGTAATGGTTTTGAGGGGATCAGAACGAGAACCAGTATTAGCATCGTTTCCTGTCACAGGATTAACATAGAGTGTGGCAACAAGACTAGAATTAACCATAAATTTTTAAACGAGCAGGGTTTTAATGGTGACATCCATAATTAACCATATTTTTAGCACAATCAGGAAGAAGGAAGAGGTTTTGGGCAACTTTACTTTTTGTTACATATTTCAGTTTTTTCCGGTTTATCTACTTAAGGGACTTCCAATTAAAAAAATCCCCAAAAGTTTCTTGTGGTGCGGGCATCTTGCCCGCTAATTACCAAGGACAGGCAGGATGCCCATCCCACAAAATTGGGTAATTTATTTTTTGGTGATCCCTAAGAGATTTACCTAAGAGTTCTCCAATTAAAAAAATATCCCAAAATTTATTGTGGTGCGGGCATCTTGCCCGCTAATAATACAAGAACGGGCAAGATGCCCATCCCACGAGATTGGATTATCTTTTTTGTGGAGTTCTCTAAGTAGGTGAACACAATAAAACCAAACTGTGTAAAGAAACGTAAAATCGCTGCAAACTTCTTTACTCTTGCCTCTTGCCTTGCTATAACGACAATTTTCAACGCCAACCTACCTATCTCCATGAAAATAGCGGTCAAATAAAGCTTGTGCAGATTGGCGGTGTTGTTCCACTAATTGAGGAGGGGACAACATTTCTGCTTTGTCCATATAACGATAAACCCAGCGGCTAAATTCATTTAAAGACCGAGGTGGTAAATCTACAGCATATTCTATATAAGTATGTTGCCCAGTTTTATCAATCAATCCAGTGGTAATTTTTTGATGAGGATGACGACGCTCTCCTTCCAAAATAAATGCTGATACTGGCGGAAAAAACCGGACTTTCACATTAATTAAGTTGAGAGTTCCATCTAATTCTAATTTTTGCGGTTCTGGTTCACCTAAATTTAAACCCCAGCCATTTTCTAGTAACTTATATGCTTTAACTAAACTTTCTTTTTGTTTTTCTAAACCCCTGGGCAAGATTTTAATAAAAATACAATGATTATTAAAACGGTTTAATCTTCCTATGGCTAAATGTCCATTTTCACAATATTCATACAGTAAATACCAAGCAATATCATGGTAAATTAATTGTAGGGGAAAAATCTGTATCCGTCCAATCCGATTAAAACCATAAAAGTCATTACTCCGAGAAATTTCAATGGCTTCTCCCTTACTAATAGCTTTTTCTAATAATGGTAATTTATGAAATAGTGTATCGCGGGTTTCTCCCTGAATTACCATTTCTTCTGGGTCGGTATGAATAATAGCCCGGTTAAGATGTTGCCGAGTAGGATAAAAAAAATCACCCTTGAGTTCCATATCTAACCCACGTAATCTTTTACTAAGAGTTTCATGAATGCGTCTAGCTTGGGCATCACCTTGATATTGAGCTTGAGAGGCTAAAGCATTAAATGCTACTTTTAATTCTGCGATAGAAAGCGCACCAGTACCTAAATAATATCCCCAACGATACATCCGCCGATCAAGGATAGCGCAACGTCTGAGGGTTTCTAAATCTTTGCGTAATGTCGGAATTGCTGGATATTCTGCGGGTAATTCTATATCCAATTCTGCTGCTAATTTTTGCAGATATACTTTCACAGAACTAATTGCATCATGATTCTCATTGTTACTGAGATCAAAAAAATCAGGACTACCTATACCTGGATGTTTTAATAATGTAGCAATTAACAGCAGTAAGCGTTCAAACGCTAACCGTTCTGTGTAAGGATGAGTAGGTTTTTTAGGCATGGTAAAGGAATCACTGGCAGGAATTTATAGTAAATTAATCTCAGTGCAAAAAGAAAATATTTAGAATGCTAATAAAAATTGGCTGTAAGCATTGTCAATATTGCTTTAGGGAAGATAACTATAATAATTTAGTTTATAACCTTTTTCTAGCTTTTGGCTAATTCTGCGGTTATGGTAGTCAATAGACTTCTCCGGTAAAGTAGAGACGTTCCATGGAACGTCTCTACATCTTTTTTGGAGATGTCTAATATCATTACTTTGAAGTCAGTCTTTTTAGCACCATGTATATTTCCCGACGTTCTGCCACTGTCAGAAATGTTTCTATATCTACTGTTAATGGTGGTATTACTTTAGTGATTTTGTTGATTGCACCTTTAGGTTTAGCAGCAGTAATTATTAATACTATGTTAGTCGCTGTTGCTACTTATATAGTTGCCAGTGCAGCCGATAAGTAGGTTGGCGTTGAAAATTGTCGTTATGGCAAGGCAAAAGGCAAGAGGCAAGAGGCAAGAGTGAAGAGGGTTTGGGCGATTTTACGTTTCTTTACACAGTTTGGTTTTATTGTGTTCACCTACTTAGAGTTGTTTTGTGGTTAGAACCGGAACAGAATGCAGAATTAACATCTTCTGGAAACGGTGAATATCGTTCTCCCAAGAAATCTAATTTACAACGTTGGTGGCGTTAATAATGTAAGTTGCTAGTTAGGTAAATTGTCAGAACCAGGATGTCCAGGATTAAAGGATGAACAGGATGAAATTTCTGTTTTCATCACCAATTAAGTAGGTTAGCCTTGAAAATCGTCGTTATGGCAAGGCAAGAGGCAAAAGGCAAGAGGCAAGAGTGAAGAGGGTTTGGGCGATTTTACTTTTCTTTACACAGATTGGTTTTATTGTGTTCACCTACTTACCTATTACCAATTACCTATTACCAGCTTCAACGAGATAACTAGCAACTTGAGTTAATAATTGATAATTTCATGCAAAGTCTTTATGTTTCTGAGCAGAATTGCTATGTGTGTTTACAAAAAGAAACTTTGCTAGTTAAGCAAGGGGAAACTGTATATGCTGAAGTCCAGTTACCTCTGTTAGAGCAAATTCTGATCTTTGGGAAATCCCAATTAACCACCCAAGTTATTCGTGCTTGCTTATGGCGAGATATTCCCATTGCTTACTTATCACGCATGGGTTATTGCTATGGCAGAATTTTACCAATTTCTAGGGGATATCGGCAGTTATCACGTTATCAACAACAATTATCTCCCGTAGAAAAGTTGATTACTGCTAGGGCTATGATTAAAGGTAAGTTAAAAAATAGTAGGGTGTTGTTGCGAAGACAAAAGAAAAAAAAGGAATCGGAGCTTTTAGAACGGGTTTTACAAAGTTTAGATTATCTAGCTGACCAAGTAGCACAGGCTGATAATTTAGAACGGTTAATGGGGTTTGAAGGTGCGGGTGCGGCTCAATATTTTTCGGCTTTTAGTGAATGTTTAACAAACCCTGATTTTGTGTTTTCTGGTCGGAGTCGTCGTCCTCCAGGAAACCCAGTGAATGCCATGCTAAGTTTTGGTTATCAAGTTCTTTGGAATCATTTATTAGCGTTAATTGAAATTCAAGGATTAGACCCTTATTATGCCTGTTTACATCAAGCTCATGATGGTCATGCGGCATTAGCTTCTGATTTAATTGAGGAGTTTCGCGCCCCATTTATAGATTCTTTAGTGATGTGGTTAATTAATCGCAAAATCGTTAGTGCTGAAGCTGATTTTGAGTTTAAAAATGGTGGCTGTTATTTGAATAATGCGGGAAGGAAGAAATTTCTACGGGCGTTTTTACAACGGATGTCTGAAGAAATACAAACTGATGAGGGAATTAAACAACCAAAATGGGATTTATTAACTAAACAGGTGAGGGCTTTTAAGCAGTTTGTTTACAATCCTAGTCATCATTATCAACCCTATCGAATTGACTAAAATTATATTAAGTAGGTGAACACAATAAAACCAAAGTGTGTAAAGAAAAGTAAAATCGCCCAAAGCTTCTTCACTCTTGCCTCTTGCCTCTTGCCTCTTGCCTTCCCATAACGACAATTTTCAATGCTAACCTACTTATGTTTTTGTATGTGATTGCTTATGATATTCCCTGTAATAAACGGCGCAAAAAAGTAGCTGATTTATTGGAAGGTTATGGACAGCGTGTACAATATTCTGTGTTTGAATGTCAGTTGAGTACAGAAAAATATCAGGATTTACGTCGTCAGTTGAGAAAAAAACTGAAGTTAGAAGAAGATAATGTCAGGTTTTATCCTTTGTCTCGACATACTCTATCTCAAGTGGAAACTTGGGGGGTGGGGATATCAGTGATTGAAACGCCTAGTTCGATTATTGTGTAGTTTTGATGATGGCAAAGTGTGTTGTCCGAAGGTCAGGGAAAATGGCTGAGATGTTGATTTTTTCGTTGCGAGCTTCGGTTGCTTGCTGGATAAGGGTTTTGTGCATTTTGAAGGGTAGCTTAGAGGTTATTCTGCCACCTTGTTTCGTGACCTTCGGAAACCGCCCCTGGACTTCTTGCACCGTCTGGGTTTAAAATGGAGGTATTCCTAATTACTGGGAATATTAATTGAATGGAAACTGCCTGTTGCAAAACTTAAATCTGACATGGTAGTTGACCTTATTCCTAATTACTGGGAATATTAATTGAATGGAAACAATACTAAACTTGCGATCGCCCTGGCTTCTTTATCATTCCTAATTACTGGGAATATTAATTGAATGGAAACGAGAAAACAAAGATTTTAATATCCCTCAGATAACCATTCCTAATTACTGGGAATATTAATTGAATGGAAACAGGAAATATTTAATCTGAGGAAGGATAGGAGAAGGATTCCTAATTACTGGGAATATTAATTGAATGGAAACTACTCTTGCACTATTAATTGGTCATCACTCAGCGATATTCCCACTCGCTGGGGATATTAATTGAATGGAAACAAGTCCGTCCGTTTTTGGGGATAAAATGTGGTTCCAATTCCCACTCGCTGGGGATATTAATTGAATGGAAACTCAATCAAACTTACTTGCATAATTAAAGCCTCCAGACTATTCCCACTCGCTGGGGATGTTAATTGAATGGAAACGCAGAATAAATTGGATGTGCCATAATTGGTTAGACCA
The DNA window shown above is from Anabaena sp. WA102 and carries:
- a CDS encoding S-layer homology domain-containing protein, with product MVNSSLVATLYVNPVTGNDANTGSRSDPLKTITRALKQAKTSTIIQLASGTYSTANGEVFPLVIAPGVLVVGNEANKGQETIIAGSGEYQSSSFGIQNITLLLLGDASLLGMTVMNPAAKGTGAWIESSIPTVANSTFKDCTREGIFITGNSKPGIVDNLFINNKVCGLVIAKNSKGEVLRNVFQDNALGIAISDFAAPLVANNQLLANGTAIALSRDAKPVLRRNLITSNTQGGLLIAGNATPDLGSPQDPADNIFREQGKFDLQNVTDQKIISVGNQLSVPQVIGAIDFIAATADTPSQIGVSSRFADLEGHWAAAFVEALVSKDIINGFPDGTFQPATPVNRAQYAALITKTFQLPESNQLDKFKDVKSDFWAAKAIASASDRGFLKGFPDGTFRPGNNITKIQAIVSIVNGLNLSGGNPNVLMVYRDRAQIPSYATNATTVATQKLLVVNYPQPDQLEPLREITRAEIAVLIYQALVATGQENPLPSAYIVKPETEIPSFSDIVGHWAEPFIRALVSMNLTQGFADGTYQPDQAMSRAQYTALIAAAFNPPAKRPSPEFTDIAKDFWAANAIEIAARGGFVGGFSDRTFRPTQNVQRLQVIVSLVNGLGLVASDQKTLTYIDQEKIPEYARTAVTIATQQKIILNYPDPNLLAPTREATRAEVAAMVYQALVTSQRTKVINSPYIVLHISN
- a CDS encoding helix-turn-helix transcriptional regulator — encoded protein: MPKKPTHPYTERLAFERLLLLIATLLKHPGIGSPDFFDLSNNENHDAISSVKVYLQKLAAELDIELPAEYPAIPTLRKDLETLRRCAILDRRMYRWGYYLGTGALSIAELKVAFNALASQAQYQGDAQARRIHETLSKRLRGLDMELKGDFFYPTRQHLNRAIIHTDPEEMVIQGETRDTLFHKLPLLEKAISKGEAIEISRSNDFYGFNRIGRIQIFPLQLIYHDIAWYLLYEYCENGHLAIGRLNRFNNHCIFIKILPRGLEKQKESLVKAYKLLENGWGLNLGEPEPQKLELDGTLNLINVKVRFFPPVSAFILEGERRHPHQKITTGLIDKTGQHTYIEYAVDLPPRSLNEFSRWVYRYMDKAEMLSPPQLVEQHRQSAQALFDRYFHGDR
- the cas1 gene encoding CRISPR-associated endonuclease Cas1 translates to MQSLYVSEQNCYVCLQKETLLVKQGETVYAEVQLPLLEQILIFGKSQLTTQVIRACLWRDIPIAYLSRMGYCYGRILPISRGYRQLSRYQQQLSPVEKLITARAMIKGKLKNSRVLLRRQKKKKESELLERVLQSLDYLADQVAQADNLERLMGFEGAGAAQYFSAFSECLTNPDFVFSGRSRRPPGNPVNAMLSFGYQVLWNHLLALIEIQGLDPYYACLHQAHDGHAALASDLIEEFRAPFIDSLVMWLINRKIVSAEADFEFKNGGCYLNNAGRKKFLRAFLQRMSEEIQTDEGIKQPKWDLLTKQVRAFKQFVYNPSHHYQPYRID
- the cas2 gene encoding CRISPR-associated endonuclease Cas2 is translated as MFLYVIAYDIPCNKRRKKVADLLEGYGQRVQYSVFECQLSTEKYQDLRRQLRKKLKLEEDNVRFYPLSRHTLSQVETWGVGISVIETPSSIIV